From the genome of Magnolia sinica isolate HGM2019 chromosome 12, MsV1, whole genome shotgun sequence:
gggtcctgaGCTATACGTCGTTTGACTGAACTACTGCAGTATATTCAAATTAAaagcataacatttagagtgtatgcgatgatcatttcatcaaacactcctaaatacttcgaagttctaaattagtctcaattgacagcttaTTTAagggaaaatttgaaaaaaattatattttaataatttttaatttaaaatgatttttattttctaaaaattgacaaggacttaacaaatcagtagatcagcccttatagatgcttgatttaatgtttggagtgcaacattacaagcaatttggaagaaattggggaaatttaaaaaaaaaccgcaaatttccccaaatcggaccaccaacactcaaaatttgaaattagagtgtatgtgatgatcatttcatcaaatactcctcaatacttagaaattagtctcaataaatagctggttgaaggaaaatttcgaaaaaaaacatagagaacatgaagaaccaatggatattgcaATCAAAGTTCCAACTCCATGACTTTTCttgtaaaacatgaagaaccaatggatatcgcaATCAAAGCTCGAACTCCATGGcttttcatgtaaaacatgaagaaccaatggatatcgcaatcaaagctccaactccatgacttctcatgtaaaacatgaagaaccaatggatttgtaaccatttgacattgatttaacataatttcaacaaaaaagggatcgaaaattcaaaatgctcaccgaatcgaacatgtgggatatatcggcactacttgtgcatttcatatcgcacaagtgggatacaagatatatcgtgggatatatcggccaatatttaGAGCATTGGTTGTATGTTAACATACAACATTGTATGTAGTCTTCTCTTTACAACATTTGTAACATTTCTTGTTTCTGTGAAACAGAAGTAATCATAGCATCTTCTTTGGGGTTTTCCCTTATTTTTACTTCCGTAATTTGTAATTCTATTTTCACTTCCGTAATTTGTAATTCTATTTTCACATTTAGCAACTATGAAAAATGATGTGATTTTTCTCAGGTGACTATTTACCAATGCCTTGAAGGAGGTGTTATTGCAGTGTTGCAAACATACATTGATGAAGATGTAAGCAAGAGCCTCTTCCCGTGATCTAATTTTCATGTATCACAAATAAGTTTTTCTAATAGCTTATGACGATTTTCATGTGCTTTATAGTTCAGAAGGATGAGTCATTCTACACTTTAAGCTGGGCATGTAATGTTGACGGGGCTCCTTTCTTGGTTGCGGGTGGAATCAACGGTATAATTCGTGTCATTGATGCTGGCAGTGAAAAGATACATAAGGTAATGTGTAGGATGTGGAGAGTTTTGGACACCCATAGAGATGGCAAAAAACTCTTAATCCACGTTTTATATTTTTCTGGTTTAGAACCtgatcaacttgatcaaaactaAGTTGATTGGGTTTCAACATGAgctcatgggttcgagtacccattgtggtgaaatcccattggtgtgagtgcgtgggtgtgtgtggggtgtgaatGCGTGCGTAAAAAAAAAGTTGATTCAACTGAGTCAACTCTGTTTTTGTGAAGAATTAAAGAGTCAACCCCCTAAACACATTCACCATTTTACCAAGTTGGTATGAGTGGCACCAGTTTCAGCCCTTGGGCAGGGCGCACTCTGGAACTGAGTTTTGATTCCTTGTTTTTTAGCAAGGTATTTAATAATGGTAATGGTAGCCATAAGGCCAGCCTTATGGGTGTTAAGATAtgggccataatggccgttacgaccctGTAAAAGTCAAATTTTTAAAGAGTAAAATCTGAATAAGCCTGCTATGGCCCGTATCTGCCCGTTAtgagcattaaaaaaaaaggggcattACTGACCTGTATCACATAACAGGGATCACCGTTACTTTTAGTCTGTTACGTAATGGTCGTTACACCTGTaatgtaaccattttttaataccatgtttATTAGACAAAAACAACCATGCCTATCTTCATAGCCTTCATCATGTTACATGGAAAACGCATGACAAACCTCTAAGATAACCcacattttaatttcatttttgcaTGCAATAAATTACAAAGGTATTTTCATACCCATGGCAATCCATGCAATTTTTGTTCCGCATCCAACCTAAAATTTATTGAATATCCATTCTTTTGATTGCTTATAAACATGCAGAGTTTTGTTGGCCATGGGGAATCGATAAACGAAATCAGGACTCAAGCTCTGAAACCTTCACTTGTAGTGTCTGCAAGCAAGGTAGATACCCCTACTTGTCTCGGCTACCTGTGAGACAACACCCTTTCAGTTGGTATTTCTGATACCTAGATGGGTCTTCAAACAGGATGAATCAGTTCGGCTATGGAACGTACATACTGGCATATGCATTTTGATATTTGCTGGAGCTGGTGGCCATCGGAATGAAGTTTTGAGTGTTGTAAGTGTAGTGAGAGATGGATAGTTCTTCATTCCTCTGTACTTCTATCATGGATTGTAATACAAGCGAAAGATTGTAGAACATTAACCATTTAAGGGAGTTTGGGGTTTTGTAGGACTTCCATCCTTCTGACATATACCGCATTGCAAGTTGTGGAATGGATAACACTGTTAAGATTTGGTCAATGAAAGGTGGGCAATACATGTTATAGTGTTCtcttgcattttatttttattttttgttttcccatCTTGTGACACCCACAAATATTTTCAGAGTTCTGGACGTATGTTGAGAAGTCTTTTACATGGACCGACCTTCCATCCAAATTCCCCACAAAATATGTACAGTTCCCCGTAAGTTCTTTCCTTTTATTGGTACAGTTTCCTGTAAGTGCCAGTTATTTATTCTGTTTAAATAAGTGCTAGCTATGTAACAAGCACACACCTCTTTGGCATTTGCTCAATCAATTGAACTTTCCTGAAATCTTGCCATTTTGCATGTGTCATTGGCATAGACATGCCACTTGCTACATTGTCTAGAATGGTGGTAGAGACTAGAGACATCACAGCATGTGTCAGATACCAACATGTATCCACATCAAAGTTGCATGAGGTGCTATTTTTTAAGTATTAATCTGATTATTTTCACTTTAGCTGAGATGAGTTTTGTTATTTCAGGTTTTCATTGCTTCCGTTCATTCCAACTATGTTGACTGCAATAGGTGGCTTGGAGATTTCATTCTATCAAAGGTGAATTAGTACTTCTGTAATTTCATTCAATGCGAGCAGATCGCATCGTTTATTGACTACTTGTCTAGTTTGTAAGTAGATTCTGTTCTGCTAAACTTATCTGAAACTGGGGGTGATTGTGCTCGTCTATcgctcaccttattgcgtgcaaTGGGCAGATATTTAGTCAATGGCTGTCTAAGTCCAGATGTAAAAGATGGATGGTGTACAAATGTAATTTCGTCCTCCTAGGTTTATATTGTGTGGCATGAATATGACGATTTGAAATGTTCATTCATCATAGGGCTTCATTAATGGACCATAGACCTAAAATCACCACGATCGGACAATCTTAATTGGGTAAAAGATTTGTATGAAGTCATTGACTGGATTTTACTATTTTGCATTACATTTTTTAAATggttaggaatgtttgattgctATGATTTTTGGTTTATGACCCTTTatgattgtttgaattatctttgatattatcgaaatatctccaatattattgTTATCTCCAGCTTTGCGATTCCGATAACACCGGATACCGATAACAACGGTAGTACTAGAAATTCCAAGCATcaacaatgtattgctaagtaccgCCAATgaatcgatatcgccaatattttcatttGTATAAATTCTAGGTGCCGCTTGTATTGCTAATGTATCGACATTGTCAATATTTTCGACCGTGTAAATTCTAGTTGATGCTTGTATCACAAGTGcattgacgatatttcaataatattgctaaCGTACATATATCACaaaaagtttgtttattaaaataaatctattttaatttttttacgaGCGCATTGTTGTATGCAGTTTTCAATTTGTCGTtactaatattgataatatctcaatattattgttatcgcaacatgcgcgatatcaagaccacaatcttttgtttcctttcctgttgttgatgatttctttgcaaaatatcatgatttgtcgatattctgcaatatcaatgaatgtttggatggatgattggatggttaaatgggatggatgggatggtttgaCTGTTTCTTACGACGACACATCCTTTTAAGCCCCCACCATTgaatggaaacttattgtgtatacattctttttgtaattttttaattaataaatatacaaatatgtatattttagcatctcctgaagtttcactgaaaattctactGTTTTTCCCGTTTTTTCtcacatttctggttatcagtgatattattgGTGATATCAATAATGTTTCCTTATCCCcgaccaacgaaacttgtagtgacACCGATACTACCAGGAACTTACCTATAAgtgcccgtttggccgggtggattggaagggattgaatggtattagggtggatggcatggatttctaggtaatgatggtgtagtcagtggattgtcttgagatccatgggattgctatatccctggattgctatatccagtttgTTTGGCACTCCTGgctaatcctgggattaaaccttcccatctcttccaatccctctaaccaaacacgtcccaggcaaatttgaatggattagggtggattggatgggatttaaaggtaatgatggtgttgtcagtgaattgtcttaagatccacgagattgggatcagatcaccgactctgtttggcatgctcggccaatcctgggatttaacttccaatcccttccaataccatccagtcccttccaatccgttcGGCCAAGCGGGCCCTAAAGGGTCTTGACACCCGGGTCATCACTCTCATAAGCGTACTCGGAGCGTTTgtcaagccaaaaggcatgacaAACCACTCATATAGccaatctttcatcttgaaggttgTCTCCCATTCATCTCTTGGGCGAATATGTATATGATAATACCCACTTTTGTGGTCAGTCTTGGAATAGATCGTGGCATTGGCCATCATGTTCAATAGGCTGTCAAGACGCGGTATAGGCAATCGATACTCGTCTGTGATATTGTTGATGGCTTGACTGTTTACGCACATGCGCAAAGTGCCATCTTTCTTAGGCATGAGGAGGGCCggcatgacacatggactcaaaCTCTCCTGACTGAACCATTTCctaagaagctcatcaacttgtcTTTTCAACTCCGCATGCTTCATAGTGTTCATTCGGTAGTGAGGAAGGTATGTTAGAGTCGACCGGGGACAAGTTCTATGGCATGTTGAATCTCCcgcatgggtggaagctcattCGATGCATACTACGACAACACACCACAATGTGTCTTTGTAGGAAGTAAACAGAATGAGAATAGGACATTGCTGAGAAATTGTTATCGAGGACGCATCAACCTATGAAACTcgatagggctgagggtgaggaacGAGTTTCAAATCCAAACGAGACACAATGCTAGTGGGAGGAGACTACGTTGGTGCAACTGCCACTATCAATTATCACCTTCTTTTGCCACCACACTTGATGTTaagtttgaaaatttgaattcCTGTACCAATCATCACTTTCTTTAGCCCGGGCTAAGGCGCATCTAACAACCGCAAGTGACATAGTCTCAACTCATTCAGCTTCTTCATTACTAGCACCAATTTTGGGctaatattcttcttcttcacaatcGCTCCGACCATCCGCATCCTCATCACAATCACCAATCACAAGGGCCTTATTTCGCTGTTTCGTGGGGCACTGGGTGTGAAATGGCCAAATCCTTGGCAATTGTAACATCGTGTATGCTCACAACCCCTCGAACTAGTACTAGTTAAACCTTTGCCCTTAACATCCCTATTGTTGGATTGAGTACTAGGGGCTTTGGATTGACTTCCAAAATTAGGCTTAACTCCCTAGTGTGTGGTCTTGCCATTGGATTCACAAGAGTCGAATCACCTCATGAATTACAATTTCAGATACCGCTCAAGTTCTTGCACCACTTGATAAGCATGCTCTAGGGTGCTAACGTCACGAGGAATGAGCTCACATTGAAGCTCGGGTCGGAGGCCCACCTTAAAACGGGAAAAAGGGTCATTAACGGGTCCTCGATATTACAACGTATCATGTACTCATCAAACTTGGCGATGTAATCAGCCACGGGCATTGTTCCCTGATGAAAAGATTGTCACTGATCCAAAAGTCTCTAGCGGtaagagagaggaaggtactcCTTTAAAATCTCTTTCATCTCGGCCCATAGTGAGAGTGGGTCATGTCTAGACCTTTCCACCTTCCGCTCGACATTCGTCCAAAATAACTTGGCTTGACCCAAGCAGGTTTTAAAAGTTAGGAAAATAGGAGGAATGGAAGTGAGAAGATCATTGTTCACGACACTATTTATAGGCGGGGGAAAAAGAAagtgttggtttaggttagggttttatgTGGTCTGGTTTAGGTTAGTGAGAAATCTCATTCATAATAATCACATCATCCCCAAATTAGGGTTCCCATAACCTTTAAATAGTCTCAACTAGAGACTTTTACAAAGGGACACCTCTCAATATGGAAAAGTCCTAagtagtgtttgaaatatcggtatcacgttacgtatcACATCCAATGTTTGAATTGTCgacgagaaatcgataatatcggtgATACTATCGGTGTCGCTGAACCGGCGATACCGTAACCCCaagttttcgtttctcttccaaatgtcgacgaaatatcggcgatattttcgattttatcaaaaaaaaaaagctatcgttctccttattattgaaaaaaatttgaaataaatgtaaaaaatatatacaaaaaagATCTCTTACCTTCTTTTTCTCCCGATTTACCTGCGGAAGTGGATTTCGAATAGATTTAGTGGGCCAATCATTGTTGATAGCTCTGAATTTTCCGAGAtaagaaaacccttttaaaaaacCCTTTTGTTTTGTTCAAAGaaagagatttgaaagagaaCTTGATTTCACGGAGAGTTACGGAGATTTTGGTtcggatttgaaaaagaaaaagataaatttcTGGAAAGATTTTTTACGGAAGATGAGATTAATTGCGATTTTCCGGAGAAGAGAGAATTTCGTAAAAATGAAATCTCTCTCGCGTCCGGGAGGGGATTtgctactgacgggttgagtatACTCACAGGTTGAGTCGCTAGActagctattgaagtgacgtcgtcaagttccgtgggcccccccatgatgtatgttttgcatccacaccttccatccatttggag
Proteins encoded in this window:
- the LOC131221469 gene encoding polycomb group protein FIE1 isoform X2, whose protein sequence is MAKTAALGCEPVVGTLVANKKREYKVSNRVAEGKRPLYAIAFNFVDSRYYNVFATVGGNRVTIYQCLEGGVIAVLQTYIDEDKDESFYTLSWACNVDGAPFLVAGGINGIIRVIDAGSEKIHKSFVGHGESINEIRTQALKPSLVVSASKDESVRLWNVHTGICILIFAGAGGHRNEVLSVDFHPSDIYRIASCGMDNTVKIWSMKEFWTYVEKSFTWTDLPSKFPTKYVQFPVFIASVHSNYVDCNRWLGDFILSKQYFVAKCRVLTMKSFCGNQKPRNKVLEREQGRQDLRLGTPIQPTCAHSQVISYSM
- the LOC131221469 gene encoding polycomb group protein FIE1 isoform X3, with protein sequence MAKTAALGCEPVVGTLVANKKREYKVSNRVAEGKRPLYAIAFNFVDSRYYNVFATVGGNRVTIYQCLEGGVIAVLQTYIDEDKDESFYTLSWACNVDGAPFLVAGGINGIIRVIDAGSEKIHKSFVGHGESINEIRTQALKPSLVVSASKDESVRLWNVHTGICILIFAGAGGHRNEVLSVDFHPSDIYRIASCGMDNTVKIWSMKEFWTYVEKSFTWTDLPSKFPTKYVQFPVFIASVHSNYVDCNRWLGDFILSKYFVAKCRVLTMKSFCGNQKPRNKVLEREQGRQDLRLGTPIQPTCAHSQVISYSM
- the LOC131221469 gene encoding polycomb group protein FIE1 isoform X1; this encodes MAKTAALGCEPVVGTLVANKKREYKVSNRVAEGKRPLYAIAFNFVDSRYYNVFATVGGNRVTIYQCLEGGVIAVLQTYIDEDKDESFYTLSWACNVDGAPFLVAGGINGIIRVIDAGSEKIHKSFVGHGESINEIRTQALKPSLVVSASKDESVRLWNVHTGICILIFAGAGGHRNEVLSVDFHPSDIYRIASCGMDNTVKIWSMKEFWTYVEKSFTWTDLPSKFPTKYVQFPVFIASVHSNYVDCNRWLGDFILSKSVDNEIVLWEPKTKEQSPGEGVVDILQKYPVPECDIWFIKFSCDFHYNAAAIGNREGKIYVWELQSSPPVLIARLSHIQCKSPIRQTAMSFDGSTILSCCEDGTIWRWDVVAS